Below is a genomic region from Halostella litorea.
GGCGTCGCCGTTGTCGCAGTCGCCCGAGCAGGCGTCGAACATCGACCCGTGCTTCGGGCAGACGATCTGGCCGTCGCGGACCGCCGCGCCGAACCCGCGGTCGAAGCGCTGGGCCTCGTGGGTGCAGCGGTTGATCCACGCCTCGACGCCGCTTTCCTCGCAGGGGACCAGGATGACCTCGTCGAGTTCGTCGTACTCGTCGCGGATCGTAAAGAGCCACGAGCCCTCCTCCTCCACCGTCTCGACGGTCGTCAGTCGGTCGGGCATCGGCGAGGTGTAAGGCCACCGACGAAGTAGTTCGTTGGGTTTCGGCCGCGCCCGCCGCGACCGGCGGCGGCGCTCACAGCCGTCGACGGCCGTCCGGGACGGCGTCGTGACTGTCGGTCGTAGTACCCGAAAAATCGCGAGTTAGTGGTGTCGAGAGAGACTCAGTTGCGAACGACGTTGGTCGCGCGCGGGCCCTTGGGGGCCTGTTCGATGTCGAACTCGATGTCCTGTCCTTCTTCGAGGTCCGCGCCGCCAACGTCCTCCATGTGGAAGAAAACGTCGTCGTCCGCATCCTCGGTGGAGATGAAACCGTAACCGCCCGTGTCGTTGAAGAAATCAACAGTTCCGTTTGCCATTGCAAACAAGTGTAGGGCCTATCCACTCATAACGCTTCCGAGAGTAACGGTACCACGGAGGTCCCCCATTCGTTCGTTCAAACGCGACAGTCCGGACATTGCCACTCGGCCGCGCTGGCGTGCGCGAGGCCCCGCCGAGCGCCGCCAGCGGACGGGGGAGGGCAGGCACTCGAAGCGTGTCGCGGCGACCGCCGCGACTCGCGCAGACTAGCGGTACCTGGAACGAGCGCCGCAGGCGCTCGTTGGCGGACATTGAAAGGGCGCAGCGAGGCCTGCCAAGGCCGAGCAAGGGCTTTCCTTAGAAGCGGTTCTGCATGATCTCCAGGGCCTGCTCGCGGTCGTCCCAGTCGACGAAGGTGGCGACGGAGGTGGCGCTGGTGATGAGGTCGTGGATGTTGATGCCGGCCTCGGCCATCGGCTGGACGATCTCCTGCATCACGCCGGGGCGGTTCGGCAGTTCGCCGCCGGTGACGCGGATGACCGCGAGGCCGTCCTCGACGGTGACGCTGGAGAGGGGCTCCTGGTCGACGACCTCGCGGTGGAGCACCGTCTCGGCCCCCTCGGCGTCGGACTCATCGACGTAGAACGTCACCGAGTCCATCCCGCTGGCGATGGCGTCGACGTTGATGTCGGCGTCGCCGAGCGCGGCCGTGAGGTCCCGCAGGATGCCGGGGCTGTTGCGGATGGCGCGGCCCGCGACCGTGATGCAGGCCAGCGACCCCTCGCGCATGTCCACGAGGCTCCGGAACTCGCCCTCGACGCGGGTGCCGCCGGTGAGCAGGTCGCCGTGCTGGTAGTGGACGACGCGGACGCTCATGTTGCCGGCCTTGTACGAGAGCGCGCTGGGCGCGACGACCTCCGCGCCGCGGAACGAGAGGTTGCGGAGTTCGTCGACGGTGATCTCGCCGACGTTGCGCGCGCCCTCGACGACGCGCGGGTCGCCGGTCATGACGCCCTCGACGTCGGTGACGATGACGACTTCGTCGGCGTCCATGTAGCGGCCGAGCATGACGGCCGTGGTGTCGCTCCCGCCGCGGCCCAGCGTGGTGACGTTGCCGTCGTGGTCCTGCGCGAGGAAGCCCGTGATCACCGGGACGACGCCGTCGAGGCGGGCGGCGAGCGCGCGGGCGCGGCGCTTCGTCTCCTCGACGTCGACCTCGCCGGCGGGGTCCGTGATGACCGGCCAGTCGTCGCTGCCGGGTTCGAGGAAGACGGCCTCGATCCCGCGGGCGGCGAGGGCGGCCTTGAGCATGCGGACGCTGGTGCGCTCGCCCATGCTGACGATCTGGGCGCGGTCCTCGTCCTCCGTCTCGAAGGTGATCTCGTCGAGCAGTTCGTCGGTCGTCGACCCCATCGCGCTGGCGACGACGGCGATCTCGTGGCCCTCCTCGACGGCGGTGGCGATCGAGTCGGCGGCGCGGTCGACCCGTTCGCCGCTCCCGAGGCTGGTTCCGCCGAACTTCGCAACTACTCGCATCCTACCACCCGTGGGCGCGTGTCAACGGCGATCATGGGGTGTCGTTGCCGTACCGCGGTGATAACCCTGTTCATCTCCGGGAATTTTGAACGAAGATCGTTGACTACCCGCGGTCGGTCCCGGCGTCGTCGTCGGCCACGTCGCCGGTATCGTCGGATCCGGTCCCGTCGTCGGCGTCGGCCTCCCGTGTGCCGTCGCCGGATGCGGGCGAGGACGCGGCGTCGCCGGCGGCCGGGTCCGGGCCGGGGCCGGTCGAGGGGTCCTCGGCGGCCGGCCGGTCGCCGTCGGGTCGGTCGCCGTCGGCGTCCTCGTTCGACGCGGTCATCTCCTCGCCCGGGTCGAACGGGACGAGGCCGGTCCCCGACGTGTACTCGAAGGCGGTCCACTCCGAGATGGTGAGGACGCCGGACATCTTCCGGATGCGGACCCGCCGGAGGAGCGTGTCGTCGACGATCCCGCCGTTGAGTTCGAGGTCGACGATCCCGTCGACGAGGTAGTCCAGGTCGTGGGGGAAACCGCCGTTCTCGCCGCTGAACGTCGCCCCGGCGAAGACGGGGACGAACCGGCCCTTGCAGACGTCGGCCCGCACGTCCTTGACGAAGTCGTAGGCCTGAACCGGCTGGACGAGCGTCCCGAGTTCCGTCAGGGAGTCCAGCACGACGACCCCCGTGTCGACCATCGACTCGGCTTCGAGGCAGTTGTCGAGTTTGTTCGCCAGTTCGCTCATGTCGCTGGGGTCGCGGACCGTCTCCGTCGCGGGCTCAGTGACCCGATGGAGGTGCTGGTTCCACGCGCTCATCCGGTCGTGCATCCGGTCGCGGTCGCCGACGCGGTAGGTGAAACAGTCGAGGATCCGGAGCTGTCCGGACTCGAGGTACGGGAGGACGTTCCACTCCATCGTGAGGAACGACTCGACGATCGAGGTGGGCGGCTCCTGAAACGTGACGACGACGGCGGGCTCGTCCCGGCGGAGGGTCCGCCAGACGAGTTCGGCGTGGAGCGCCTCGACCCGCGTGCCCGCCTGCCCCGTGAGCATGACGAAGGAGTTGCGCGGCAGCCCCTCGGGGAGGGAGGCGTCCAGCGCGGAGACGCCGGGTGCGAACCGGCGGTGGCCGTGGTACTCAGTGAACACGCGGTCCGACTCCCGCATGGCCCGGCGACAGGCGGCCGAACAGAACTCGTACGTCGCCCCGTCGTACTCCAGTTCGACCGGATCGACGGCGTGGGGGAGCCTGCAGAAGTCACAGCGCTGCGTCCCCTCGAACCCGTCGCTCATGGCTCGGAGTAGCGGCCGACGGGTTGAAAGTGTGACGCCCGTGAACGTCCCGCGCACGCCGCGGATTTATGTGTGTGTGGGAGCATACCGTGGTCGTGATGAAGATACGGGACGCCGTCGAGGCGGACGCGGACGACATGGCCGCGATCGCCGACGCCCCGACGGACGTGATGCGCAACCTCGTCCACGACCGCACCGTACGCGTCGCCGAGTCCGAGGAGGACGGGACGGACCCGAACGCCGACACGGACGAGCGCGACCCGGGACTGCTCGGCTTCGTCAGCTTCGACGCGCGCGAGAGCTGCGTCCACGTAACGCAGGTCGACGGCACCGCAGAGGCCTGCGAGCAACTGCTCGCCGAACCCGTCCGCTTCGCCGAGCGCGAGTCGATGCCGGTCGAGCTGATCGCGCCGGACTCCGTCCCACACGTCGCCGAGGCCGCCGAGCGCGTCGGGTTCGCCGAGGCCGGCCCCGGGCCGCAGTTCGACGGCACGCCGACCGTGAAGTACCGGCTGGAGCCGTAGACGGGAACCGTCGCCGGGAGGGAACCGGCGGGAACCGCATCGGACCCGACATCGTCACGCGGCCAGCGCGAGCGCGCGGCGCTCCGACGCGCCGCGTGCGAGCGTCCGGGGGAGGGCAGGCACTCGAAGCGTGCGCCAGCGACCGCTGGCGCTCGCGCAGACTAGCGGGCCTTAGCGAGAATCGCTGCGCGATTCTGGCGGCGGACATTGAAAGGGCGCAGCGCGCCGCGCCAGCGGCGCGCAAGGGCTTTCAGTGGAATTTTCTGATCGTCGGCTCCAGCGTGTCCAGGTCGACGACCGGCGCGAACCCGGCGTCGGGGTCGATGTTGACGGACTTCTGGAACGCCGTCTGTTCCTGCCAGCAGCCCGAGTTGATCGAGAGGACGTTGTGGTACTTGCCGACGCCCAGCTTGTGGACGTGGCCGGTGTGGAACACGTCGGGCACCTCGTCGATGGTGAGGTAGTCCTTCTCCTCGGGCGCGAGCCGGAGGTGGCCGCCGTACTGCGGGGCGACGTGGCGCTTCTTCAGGAGGTGGTACATCGCCTTGTGGGGGTCGTCGTAGCTGGCCTTCTCCTCGGGGAGTTCGGCGATCACCTCGTCCAGCGAGACGCCGTGGTACATCAGCACGGAGACGCCCTCCAGCGTGACCGTCGAGGGGTTGCCCGTGATCCGGGCGTCGTGGGCCGACATGATGTCGCGCAGTTCCTCGTCGAACGCCGGCTGGGGCTCGGCGAGGCGGACGGCGTCGTGGTTCCCCGGGATCATCACGATCTCGATGTCGCCGGGCACCTCCTTCAGGTGCTCCGAGAACTGCCGGTACTGGTCGTAGATGTCGACGATGTCGAGTTCCTCGTCCTGGTCGGGGTAGACGCCGACGCCCTCGACCATGTCGCCCGCGATGAGCAGGTACTCGATCGCCGACGCCTCGGGGGTGTGGAGCCAGTCCGCGAAACGCGACCAGGCGTCGGCCATGAACTCCTGGCTGCCGACGTGGACGTCGCTGATGAGCGCGGCCTGCACGTGGCGGTCGGCGGTGTTCGGCGAGTACGTCCGCGGCACGTCCGGGAAGTGCATCGAGTCGACGAAGAGGATGCCGCCGTCGTCCGCGAGCGACCCCTCGACGGCGATGATCTCGTCGTGGAGCAGTTCCTCGACGAGCGCCGCGATGTCGCGGTCCTTCATCACGAGACAGGGGAACGTGCCGGTCGGGTCCTCCAGTTCGACGAGCCAGTGGCCGCTGGCCGTCGACCGGATGTCGCTGACCATCCCGACCATCGACGCCTCGCTCCCGCCGGGCATCGACTGGATCGCCTCGGCCGGGCGGTGGTTCACGCGCGACCGGAGCTTGCCGCCGAGGCGCTCGTAGCGGTCCCGAAACACGGCGACGAAGTCCTCGTACGCGCCCGTGCCGGTGCTCCGGCCGGTGATGTCGTTCGCTATCTCGACGGAGCGGACCGACTGGTCCGCGGTTCGACCCGCCGACACCGTCGTTTCGTGTGGAGACGATTCTGGCGTTTCGTCGGGGGTGTCGTCGGGTACTGCAGTCGAAGTGGAGGGGTCGTCGGCGGTCGGACCGACGGAGCCGCCGTCGGCGGCCGAGGCCCCGGACCGAGCGTCGGGGGAGGCAGCGGGTTCGGCATCAGTAGACGCGTCAGTCTCCGCAGTCGCGTCGGTCCCCGCCGGCGCGTCGACCGCTCCGGCCCGGGTGGAGGCGGACTCGGACATCGTCGCGGGGTCGCCGGCCGCGTCGTCGGCGTCAAGCACCTCGCGCACGTGGTCGACGGAGAGCCGCAACGCGCCGTCCGGGGCGGCCTCGACGACGCGCTCCAGCGCGCGGGCCGGGTCGTCCGCGGAGGCGATGAGGGTTACGGCCTCCCGGTCCGCGTTGTACCCCCGGCTCGTGAGTTCGCTCACGATCCGTGCGGGGGCCTCCAGTGGCACACCGACGATAGAAGTCGGCGGCGGGCAAAAGCGTAGCGGAACGTCGGGACCGGAGCCGTGGGACCGGACCGCACGAACAGAAGGTTGATTTCCCGGAGGCCAGTATGCGAGGACGATGACTGACGCCGGTACCGGCGACGAGCCCGACCGTGACCCCCCCGACGGCGACGACCCGGCGGGGGACGGCGACGGCGGTCCGGAACCGAGCCCTGACACCGCTCCGGCCGCGGACGCCGGCTCCGGTTCGGACGCC
It encodes:
- a CDS encoding Rieske (2Fe-2S) protein is translated as MPDRLTTVETVEEEGSWLFTIRDEYDELDEVILVPCEESGVEAWINRCTHEAQRFDRGFGAAVRDGQIVCPKHGSMFDACSGDCDNGDAAGTTLPGVDVTVNRGDIYLTDDDVEFEHEGGIDDGDDGPSSTSHIGL
- a CDS encoding cold-shock protein, which translates into the protein MANGTVDFFNDTGGYGFISTEDADDDVFFHMEDVGGADLEEGQDIEFDIEQAPKGPRATNVVRN
- a CDS encoding aspartate kinase, whose amino-acid sequence is MRVVAKFGGTSLGSGERVDRAADSIATAVEEGHEIAVVASAMGSTTDELLDEITFETEDEDRAQIVSMGERTSVRMLKAALAARGIEAVFLEPGSDDWPVITDPAGEVDVEETKRRARALAARLDGVVPVITGFLAQDHDGNVTTLGRGGSDTTAVMLGRYMDADEVVIVTDVEGVMTGDPRVVEGARNVGEITVDELRNLSFRGAEVVAPSALSYKAGNMSVRVVHYQHGDLLTGGTRVEGEFRSLVDMREGSLACITVAGRAIRNSPGILRDLTAALGDADINVDAIASGMDSVTFYVDESDAEGAETVLHREVVDQEPLSSVTVEDGLAVIRVTGGELPNRPGVMQEIVQPMAEAGINIHDLITSATSVATFVDWDDREQALEIMQNRF
- a CDS encoding ATPase domain-containing protein, whose amino-acid sequence is MSDGFEGTQRCDFCRLPHAVDPVELEYDGATYEFCSAACRRAMRESDRVFTEYHGHRRFAPGVSALDASLPEGLPRNSFVMLTGQAGTRVEALHAELVWRTLRRDEPAVVVTFQEPPTSIVESFLTMEWNVLPYLESGQLRILDCFTYRVGDRDRMHDRMSAWNQHLHRVTEPATETVRDPSDMSELANKLDNCLEAESMVDTGVVVLDSLTELGTLVQPVQAYDFVKDVRADVCKGRFVPVFAGATFSGENGGFPHDLDYLVDGIVDLELNGGIVDDTLLRRVRIRKMSGVLTISEWTAFEYTSGTGLVPFDPGEEMTASNEDADGDRPDGDRPAAEDPSTGPGPDPAAGDAASSPASGDGTREADADDGTGSDDTGDVADDDAGTDRG
- a CDS encoding DNA-directed DNA polymerase II small subunit; the encoded protein is MPLEAPARIVSELTSRGYNADREAVTLIASADDPARALERVVEAAPDGALRLSVDHVREVLDADDAAGDPATMSESASTRAGAVDAPAGTDATAETDASTDAEPAASPDARSGASAADGGSVGPTADDPSTSTAVPDDTPDETPESSPHETTVSAGRTADQSVRSVEIANDITGRSTGTGAYEDFVAVFRDRYERLGGKLRSRVNHRPAEAIQSMPGGSEASMVGMVSDIRSTASGHWLVELEDPTGTFPCLVMKDRDIAALVEELLHDEIIAVEGSLADDGGILFVDSMHFPDVPRTYSPNTADRHVQAALISDVHVGSQEFMADAWSRFADWLHTPEASAIEYLLIAGDMVEGVGVYPDQDEELDIVDIYDQYRQFSEHLKEVPGDIEIVMIPGNHDAVRLAEPQPAFDEELRDIMSAHDARITGNPSTVTLEGVSVLMYHGVSLDEVIAELPEEKASYDDPHKAMYHLLKKRHVAPQYGGHLRLAPEEKDYLTIDEVPDVFHTGHVHKLGVGKYHNVLSINSGCWQEQTAFQKSVNIDPDAGFAPVVDLDTLEPTIRKFH